TTTCTTGTGCCATCAATAGACTCAATTGTGATATTTCCAATAGTTATCAGTAACGTGGAGAAATGTATTTCTAGAAAAAGCAGAGAGACGTGAATTTGCCAGACAAGGATGACTGAAGGGGATTGGTTGGGGCCCATTTGTACTggaggtttttatttaaaatttttttttttttaatttttttttcaacgtttatttatttttgggacagagagagacagagcatgaacgggggaggggcagagagagagggagacagaatcggaaacaggctccaggctccgagccatcagcccagagcccgacgcggggctcgaactcacggaccgcgagatcgtgacctggctgaagtcggacacttaaccgactgagccacccaggcgccccttaaaattttttaatgtttatttatttcgagagagacaccgggagaacacaagtgggggagaggcagagaaggagagacagaatcccaagcaggttctgtgcagagcccgtgcaagatcatgacctgagctaagagcAAGAGTCAGCCGctaaaatgactgagccacccagacaaccctattttttaaatcttttttaatggttatttttcaggaagacagcgagacacacagagtgtgagctgacgaaggggcagagagagagacggagacacagaatcccaagcaggctccaggctccgggctgttagcactgagccccacgtggggctcaaactcacggaccacgagatcatgacctgagccgaagctggaagCTTAcccgtgagccacccaggtgctcctggatctttttaaattttgttaccTGATAGATGATCAGGAAGACAAGGCCTTGGTACATAGACAACAAGTAGAAAAATGAATGATGTGGAGTTGATATCAGGGGGCATATAAGCTGGAAGGATAGGAGGAGGAGGTAAAAGGACAGAATGTCAGACTATAATCTTCCTGATGGCAGAAGTATTCCCAGTATTAAGATCTACAGGGTGTCAGTAACTGCACCGGATGGGAAGTAAAGGACTCTAAAATGAGATTATGTAGAAACTGGAGACTGGGTTATTGGCTGATCTGTCCACATAGATGTTACAACCTTCAGTACTTTGTCTTCATGTTGCCTGCCCTGGGCCCCATCTCACCTATTGTCTCTCTCGGGACCTCCACAGAATCAGACTCTGCATTCTTTCTGCGACCTTAATGTTCAGATAATGCAGGGTCAATGGCATGACCCTTGACAAGAAGGATACCACATTTGTATCTTCTTGTTCAAAGAGGGCTTCAATGGTTTTTTAACACTGAACATTCACGAGGACACTCACTCCAtttttgagttccagcctcatgtGGCATCGCCTTCCCTCCAGAATCCTATTGTAAGCGTGGGAGAATCCTATTGTATGGGTGGGTAGGTGTGCTgtcttggccaaaaaaaaaaaaaaaaaaaaaaaaaaaaaacccaaaaaacaaaaaacagcattCCATGGAAAAGCCCCCAATTATCTGTATGCTGGTGCACAGTGTAGAACTCACCTCTGGTTCATAAACTGCAGGTCTTCTGGAGGAGATCTACCTTGGCTCCACTAAGGCCATGAATATCAAAGGTGGTAACTCCATCGTAATGGCAGAACTGTCCACACTAAAGGCAAGATCTTGTATATTGCCATCAAGTGTGGATAGAAGGAAGGAACCAAGGTCCCCTTCTCCAAAAGGGGGTGCCAAGCTTGACAGCTCCCAGTAGGAAACCCCCATGTCAAGTTTAACATGACCCACACGACAGATGCTTAAGCAGCATCTATGCTGTTCCTAGACCCTACCCCAACCAGCCCAAACACTCCCATTCAGAGTTCACCCACCTGTGGGATCCTCTGGTAACTGGAAGGCACTGTAACACTAACAGGCAAGAAGGAAACGGTGGCTTAATCATTATGTTCTGAAAACTATACCTGTCTTTGATCCTCCTCAGATAGAGAAGACTTACTTTAAAAGGTATAAATCGTTCAATGAGGGTAAAGGAGAGAGCTGCTAAGAGGCAGGAGAACAGAGCCCATCTCCTCAAATTTCATCAGAGAGGAAATGGGCTTGGACTACATGGCCCCCCAAGAGATCCCCCTCAACAGGTGGACTGGTCACCTTGAACCAACACAGTACACAGAACAGACCTCACTGTTAGAGGAATGTTTATTGGGGAGAATCAAAGGGGTTATTTTGTGGGATTCGGGCTGGGAAATTTCCCCCTCTCGAAATTCTGGAGAAGGGTTTTCTGTCTCAATGATAGACACCGATCTCCAAATACCGTACCTttagcagtggtgagagtggctGGAGGCCCCTGGCCAGCTTGATGCCTGCAGGTGCAGTGTGGGTGGGGCACAGGCTCCCTGTGGGGCACAGACAGGCGATGGTTCTGACACAACAGCTGGCCCTTAAGGGCCACAGCTTCCTGGGGGTGTCTGCCCTTGTCCCTGATCTGTCTAATACTTGGAGAATGGCTGTGGCCCACAAAGACAGCTTCTTGGTGACAGGACTTGGTATTTCTCTCTTTACAGGAGGGAGCCCTGTAGCTGAGAGGAGGCCCCTGGGCAGGCTGTGCCTGGGCCTGCACTTGTGCTTCCTTCCGAGGTTTCCCAAACTTGGCTGAGGACAGAAGGGGCTGTTGAGGACAGGCACTATCTGTAGCATGCCGGTGCCCCATCTTCTCTTCTAAGAACTTGCCAACATCTTTCCTGAGTTTCTGAGCTTCGGTCCTCCCAGTAAAGGCAGGTCTACCTTGAACCATGCCTCTGCTTTGCACACATGGCAGGATGCCCTTTTCCTGGgagttttcttgtcttttgcaTTTTCTGCCAGGATTCAGCCATTGTAAAATAGCcttcactttttttctaaaaaggctTTCAGGGGGAGGCTGACCCTTCTGTGATAGGATGCGGGAGGATTGGCTCCCAGGCTTCTCCGCCAGTGCCACGTCCCGAGGAGGGCAACTCTTCCTTATAGGCTGGGATGTCCCCAACCCTGCATCCCCTCCACCAAACTCTTGTGCTTTGGAACACGGAGGGCTCACTGTCTCTGTAGCTGGTGGGAGATTCTTGTGCTGGTGCTTCCTTAAGACATGCTTAGGGACCCAGGTATCCTGCTGCTGTTCCGTACTAATTCCTGTGTCCTGCACACGGACGTGAAGCACCAGGGAAGCTCCCATGTCCCCACTGGAGTCCTCCTGGTCATGAGTCAGGGAGGCCTTGGAAGTCGAGGGGGGCAGGTCGTTGTCTTTGCTCTGGGCCCAGCTCTGCTGTCTTTGCTCCAATTTAAGCTTTAATTCCTTATACAGCCGTTCTGTTAAATTAGGATCTTGGGGAATTGATGTGTTTGGTGGGTGGCTTTTAATGGTCACAGTACGTTTGTCCTTATTTGCATTCACATTTATCATTTGGGGGCTTCCTGGCTGGCTGGTTGTCAAGCTATCTCTAGGTTTTGATTGTCGCCCATCTAGCTCCTCAGCCCTGAATAACTCCCTGGACACTTTGGGCACAGAAACAGGTTCTGGATTCACCACCATTTTGCCCTGTTGCATCTTGACTCTATCGCTGGGATTTACGGTCTTATCCTTTGGCTCACGCCTGGTGCCAGCTTGCCTTGCGGGCTGCTTTGAGGGCCATCTGTTGGCTGGCACAGTCTGTGTCTCACTTGCTTTGCCTATGCTGCTATGTCTGATAGGTTGAAGAGTCTGTCCACCATCCTTCATTTTCTGAACTTCCTCTGCAAGCCCACGTTTGATAGGACGCAGTGATTTTGCTGGGATTCCCTGTCCTTCCTTGCCCACAGTTGAGGTGGCAGGGAGAGAATGATCCAGGATGGGGGCTGAATTTGCTGTTCCCACTTTGTCTCCATGGAGAGATTTAGAGCTTCCTCTAAGGGACTTGAAGTCCCCAGATTTAGAGTTGGCCTCAGAAATCAGGTTGGTTGAGCAGGGAAGGTTCGAATGGGATAAGGACTGGGATGGGGCCTCTTTCAATTTAAAGATAGCTATGGATTCAAGGTCCTTAGGGGGAAGGCCCTCTACCTTTCTATGATGGAATTGTTTAATATGGGACTCCAGCATCTGCTGTGCATTAGATTCAATGAAGGAAAGCTCCCGGGAGGTATTCAGGCAATATTCCCCACTCACTGATGGTGGCAGAACTCTCTGTTGTATTTCAGTGTGGGATTTCTCAGGATGAAGCAATGTCTGATTCATAGTGTGCCATGAACTATGCACGGTCCCGGGGAGCTGACCCTCATTGATTTCCTCGAACTTTTTGCTCAGATGTATTCTGAGGACATTTTCAAGTTGCCTTTGGCCTAGTCTCTCCACAGATGCCCTTGATGTATTCTCGGATGGGCTCATAAGTTCTTCCTCAGCATCATACCCCATATCCTTATCTGAAGAGCTCTCTGGGTCACTCAACAGATGATCTTTGGGCCCATTCTCTGGGTTGTTTCCCAGATCCTTCCCAAAGGGGTCCTCTAGCTGAAGCATTTCTGAGTCCCCCTCATGGAAGCTTTCAGGTGGGCTCAACCCAACATTTACAGTGTTGCTACTCTGACTCTTAGAGGTCTGTTGGAGTCTACGATAGTGCCCCATCTCAGGTATGTTTGAAAAATTCTTCGGAGGCCTCATCAGTGATAGAGACTCATGGATCCTGCGGGGAAGGCCCCACCGGTGCTGGATGAGCCTCTTTCGGAGGTGATGCTCTAGTTTCTTACGAAGCTCATCACTGAGAGGAAACTGTCCAGGAAGGATAAAGACTGCACCATGGGCCTGGAAGGCCCGGTGGTTAGACAGGTTAGGAGCCGAAGGACAAAAGGCCTCATGGGATCTTTGAACCACAGCAGGTAAACCCCACAAACTTGCCTGTTGCTTCTGCAAAACATTCCATTCTAGGACTTGAATTTCAGAGGGGATGAGAGACTCCAATTCATTCTGGGGTCTATGAAAACACACTCCACAGCTCTTAATCTGGGGTAGAGGACTAGATGGCAGGATTGGGAGTGGGGATTGAAGATAGGTCTCAGGCTGGACTTGAGTGGGAGGTAGGGGCTGGGGTTGAGGCTGGGGTTCAGGCTGGGTTTGAGGCAGGGATTGAGGCTGGATCTCAGGCAGGGCTTGAGGAAGTGGAGGGGGAAGTCCTGGGGATTCCTGGTCTGTGGAGGTAGAGATTCTATTGAAAATAAAGGTTGAGGAACAATCCTCTGAGACATGGGCAACAGACGGCAAAGACTCAGTATGCAGAGTTGGGAGACCCCAGAAGAGCTGCAAAGGTGTTTGCTGTAAATTGACCTCTACCAAGGTTGTAGGATAGAGGGGCTGCTGATGCACATGCAGCTCCTTTGATTTGTCTTTGTTGttccagaaaggaagggaggctgCCAAGCCAGGCTGGGCATCAACTGACTCTgacatttttcccaaagaatttAGTGTGTAGTCTGGCTTGAGTTGTTTTGGAAAAGAacccttctttcccttccataTCAAGAAATCACTCCTCTTTTGGACTTGTTTCTCCAGAAGTGCCAGGACTTCGGGGCTGAGGAAAGACAGGTTACCAGGCTCTACAACATAGGCCACAGGGTTTCCCCTGGAAGAAGCCTCAGAACGGAGGGCAAGAATCTCTTGGCTGAAATCAAATTGAGCCAAGGTAGAAGGGAAGAAGTCTTTGGCATGAGTTTTCCACCAAGAGAAGTCTGAGACACCCAAGCTTGCATGGTCAATGCCTGTGGTTGTTGGGATATGAGTGGACAATCCAACAGGGCCATCTGGAGATGAGTTCTCCGGAACAGGCTTCAAGGTGATGGAAATTGATTTAGATTGAGCCACAGTTAAAGTGCTATCTGGTGGTGGTGAAACAGACAGGGTTGGTGGTGCATGATGACAAGCACAGGTCCCAGTGGGATTCTTTGTCTGGGACAACTCCGATAAGGAGTTGACATCTTGGGAAACGGTGGAGTCAAGAGAGAAGATGGTATTTAGAGACAATTTGGCCTCTGGTTGAACAACAGGGTCCACTGTCTGAGCATCAcatggtgggagaggggaaacGGCAAGGGGTTGGGCTGGGAAATGGTCCTCAGGGAAATCAGATTCCAAGGGAGGACAAGGCTGTGGTGGCAAAGAGTGATCCGGTGGTGAGAGTGGAACATAGTCAGCCAAGGGGGTCATTGGGTTAGGTGGGAAGGTGGAGGCAAGTGGCAGGGAAGGCTCAGGCAGAGAAGCTGATGTTAGGTCTCCTGGAGGGTCTGCTGA
The Prionailurus viverrinus isolate Anna chromosome D4, UM_Priviv_1.0, whole genome shotgun sequence genome window above contains:
- the LOC125150796 gene encoding spermatogenesis-associated protein 31D4-like isoform X1 gives rise to the protein MLCFGSTCFETDPNFTFLYGLGLLLLFLCYLMGIPFPTGNTKPIQKRQGRAKRRRKGGTLKGWKCLQREEEEIRKLMSNIRSPLGQQHDTIHFRQLLCPDPFCEVCNNTTAEINRMLYPEALEDATSLGSTAPVTDSLFTSSPAFSADPPGDLTSASLPEPSLPLASTFPPNPMTPLADYVPLSPPDHSLPPQPCPPLESDFPEDHFPAQPLAVSPLPPCDAQTVDPVVQPEAKLSLNTIFSLDSTVSQDVNSLSELSQTKNPTGTCACHHAPPTLSVSPPPDSTLTVAQSKSISITLKPVPENSSPDGPVGLSTHIPTTTGIDHASLGVSDFSWWKTHAKDFFPSTLAQFDFSQEILALRSEASSRGNPVAYVVEPGNLSFLSPEVLALLEKQVQKRSDFLIWKGKKGSFPKQLKPDYTLNSLGKMSESVDAQPGLAASLPFWNNKDKSKELHVHQQPLYPTTLVEVNLQQTPLQLFWGLPTLHTESLPSVAHVSEDCSSTFIFNRISTSTDQESPGLPPPLPQALPEIQPQSLPQTQPEPQPQPQPLPPTQVQPETYLQSPLPILPSSPLPQIKSCGVCFHRPQNELESLIPSEIQVLEWNVLQKQQASLWGLPAVVQRSHEAFCPSAPNLSNHRAFQAHGAVFILPGQFPLSDELRKKLEHHLRKRLIQHRWGLPRRIHESLSLMRPPKNFSNIPEMGHYRRLQQTSKSQSSNTVNVGLSPPESFHEGDSEMLQLEDPFGKDLGNNPENGPKDHLLSDPESSSDKDMGYDAEEELMSPSENTSRASVERLGQRQLENVLRIHLSKKFEEINEGQLPGTVHSSWHTMNQTLLHPEKSHTEIQQRVLPPSVSGEYCLNTSRELSFIESNAQQMLESHIKQFHHRKVEGLPPKDLESIAIFKLKEAPSQSLSHSNLPCSTNLISEANSKSGDFKSLRGSSKSLHGDKVGTANSAPILDHSLPATSTVGKEGQGIPAKSLRPIKRGLAEEVQKMKDGGQTLQPIRHSSIGKASETQTVPANRWPSKQPARQAGTRREPKDKTVNPSDRVKMQQGKMVVNPEPVSVPKVSRELFRAEELDGRQSKPRDSLTTSQPGSPQMINVNANKDKRTVTIKSHPPNTSIPQDPNLTERLYKELKLKLEQRQQSWAQSKDNDLPPSTSKASLTHDQEDSSGDMGASLVLHVRVQDTGISTEQQQDTWVPKHVLRKHQHKNLPPATETVSPPCSKAQEFGGGDAGLGTSQPIRKSCPPRDVALAEKPGSQSSRILSQKGQPPPESLFRKKVKAILQWLNPGRKCKRQENSQEKGILPCVQSRGMVQGRPAFTGRTEAQKLRKDVGKFLEEKMGHRHATDSACPQQPLLSSAKFGKPRKEAQVQAQAQPAQGPPLSYRAPSCKERNTKSCHQEAVFVGHSHSPSIRQIRDKGRHPQEAVALKGQLLCQNHRLSVPHREPVPHPHCTCRHQAGQGPPATLTTAKGTVFGDRCLSLRQKTLLQNFERGKFPSPNPTK
- the LOC125150796 gene encoding spermatogenesis-associated protein 31D1-like isoform X2; the protein is MTPLADYVPLSPPDHSLPPQPCPPLESDFPEDHFPAQPLAVSPLPPCDAQTVDPVVQPEAKLSLNTIFSLDSTVSQDVNSLSELSQTKNPTGTCACHHAPPTLSVSPPPDSTLTVAQSKSISITLKPVPENSSPDGPVGLSTHIPTTTGIDHASLGVSDFSWWKTHAKDFFPSTLAQFDFSQEILALRSEASSRGNPVAYVVEPGNLSFLSPEVLALLEKQVQKRSDFLIWKGKKGSFPKQLKPDYTLNSLGKMSESVDAQPGLAASLPFWNNKDKSKELHVHQQPLYPTTLVEVNLQQTPLQLFWGLPTLHTESLPSVAHVSEDCSSTFIFNRISTSTDQESPGLPPPLPQALPEIQPQSLPQTQPEPQPQPQPLPPTQVQPETYLQSPLPILPSSPLPQIKSCGVCFHRPQNELESLIPSEIQVLEWNVLQKQQASLWGLPAVVQRSHEAFCPSAPNLSNHRAFQAHGAVFILPGQFPLSDELRKKLEHHLRKRLIQHRWGLPRRIHESLSLMRPPKNFSNIPEMGHYRRLQQTSKSQSSNTVNVGLSPPESFHEGDSEMLQLEDPFGKDLGNNPENGPKDHLLSDPESSSDKDMGYDAEEELMSPSENTSRASVERLGQRQLENVLRIHLSKKFEEINEGQLPGTVHSSWHTMNQTLLHPEKSHTEIQQRVLPPSVSGEYCLNTSRELSFIESNAQQMLESHIKQFHHRKVEGLPPKDLESIAIFKLKEAPSQSLSHSNLPCSTNLISEANSKSGDFKSLRGSSKSLHGDKVGTANSAPILDHSLPATSTVGKEGQGIPAKSLRPIKRGLAEEVQKMKDGGQTLQPIRHSSIGKASETQTVPANRWPSKQPARQAGTRREPKDKTVNPSDRVKMQQGKMVVNPEPVSVPKVSRELFRAEELDGRQSKPRDSLTTSQPGSPQMINVNANKDKRTVTIKSHPPNTSIPQDPNLTERLYKELKLKLEQRQQSWAQSKDNDLPPSTSKASLTHDQEDSSGDMGASLVLHVRVQDTGISTEQQQDTWVPKHVLRKHQHKNLPPATETVSPPCSKAQEFGGGDAGLGTSQPIRKSCPPRDVALAEKPGSQSSRILSQKGQPPPESLFRKKVKAILQWLNPGRKCKRQENSQEKGILPCVQSRGMVQGRPAFTGRTEAQKLRKDVGKFLEEKMGHRHATDSACPQQPLLSSAKFGKPRKEAQVQAQAQPAQGPPLSYRAPSCKERNTKSCHQEAVFVGHSHSPSIRQIRDKGRHPQEAVALKGQLLCQNHRLSVPHREPVPHPHCTCRHQAGQGPPATLTTAKGTVFGDRCLSLRQKTLLQNFERGKFPSPNPTK